In Cupriavidus basilensis, the following proteins share a genomic window:
- a CDS encoding PLP-dependent aminotransferase family protein, which yields MRSICGDLLLQRLGPDGPAALAKPLNRSLYECIRGAILDGSLGPQTRLPPSRDLASELGMSRNTVMFAYEQLLAEGYVHARTGSGTFVAATAPEAYLNAKASQASSAQARAMPGLSPRGVELLANASASPSQWGAFMPGVPDVTRFPHQRYAQIAARLWRNPPPEWLSYCHGGGLPALREAVAAHLRVARSVQCDAAQVLITEGIHQGIDLLVRMLGMSGEHAWVEEPSYWGIRGLLQMNGIHMMPIPVDEEGLTIPAGKDAGPPPRFIFVTPSHQYPLGAVMSLTRRRALLEYARRQGSWIVEDDYDSEFRFSGQPIPSLQGMEPDAPVIYIGTFSKTLFPGLRMGYMVLPRALAGAFQTAHAELYRAGHLMTQATVAEFMQAGDYAAHIRRMRLLYGRRRAILAGLIERYLGPEALHRYGSNAGLHLVLCLPDGADDVAIADEAGRRGILVRPLSRYFLGGAVQRGLLLGYACVPEERIGPAFEVLLGCLRDARPLAHCA from the coding sequence TTGAGATCGATCTGTGGCGACTTGCTGCTTCAGCGCCTGGGTCCGGACGGTCCCGCAGCCCTTGCGAAGCCGTTGAACCGCAGTCTTTACGAGTGCATCCGCGGCGCCATCCTCGATGGCAGCCTGGGGCCGCAGACCCGTCTGCCGCCGTCGCGTGACCTTGCATCCGAGCTCGGCATGTCGAGAAACACCGTGATGTTTGCGTACGAGCAGTTGCTGGCCGAGGGCTATGTGCATGCCCGCACCGGCAGCGGCACCTTCGTGGCGGCCACCGCGCCGGAGGCCTATCTCAATGCCAAGGCCAGCCAGGCCAGCAGCGCGCAGGCCCGGGCCATGCCGGGTCTGTCGCCGCGCGGCGTGGAATTGCTGGCCAATGCCTCGGCGTCGCCATCGCAGTGGGGCGCCTTCATGCCGGGCGTGCCGGATGTGACGCGTTTCCCGCACCAGCGCTATGCGCAGATCGCCGCCCGCCTGTGGCGCAATCCGCCCCCCGAGTGGCTCAGTTATTGCCATGGCGGTGGCTTGCCCGCCTTGCGTGAAGCCGTGGCTGCACATTTGCGGGTGGCGCGATCGGTGCAATGCGACGCCGCTCAGGTGCTGATCACCGAAGGCATTCACCAGGGCATCGACCTGCTGGTCCGGATGCTTGGCATGTCCGGCGAGCACGCCTGGGTGGAGGAGCCCAGCTACTGGGGGATTCGCGGCTTGCTGCAGATGAACGGCATCCACATGATGCCGATCCCGGTCGATGAGGAGGGGCTGACGATCCCGGCCGGGAAGGACGCAGGCCCGCCGCCGCGCTTTATCTTCGTCACGCCATCGCACCAGTATCCGCTTGGCGCCGTCATGAGCCTGACGCGGCGGCGCGCGCTGCTCGAATACGCCCGGCGCCAGGGCAGCTGGATCGTCGAGGACGACTACGACAGCGAGTTCCGTTTCTCCGGCCAGCCAATCCCGTCGCTGCAAGGGATGGAGCCGGACGCGCCGGTGATCTATATCGGCACGTTCAGCAAGACGTTGTTCCCCGGGCTGCGCATGGGTTACATGGTCTTGCCGCGCGCGCTGGCCGGCGCCTTCCAGACCGCGCATGCCGAGCTGTACCGCGCCGGCCACCTGATGACGCAAGCCACCGTGGCCGAGTTCATGCAGGCGGGCGACTATGCCGCGCACATCCGCCGCATGCGGCTGCTGTACGGCCGCCGCCGCGCCATCCTGGCAGGGTTGATCGAGCGGTATCTGGGACCCGAAGCGCTGCACCGGTACGGCAGCAATGCCGGCTTGCACCTGGTTCTCTGCCTGCCGGACGGCGCGGATGATGTGGCCATCGCGGACGAAGCCGGGCGCCGGGGCATCCTGGTGCGGCCGCTGTCGCGGTATTTCCTGGGCGGTGCGGTGCAGCGCGGGCTGTTGCTCGGGTATGCGTGCGTGCCGGAGGAGCGGATAGGGCCGGCGTTCGAGGTATTGCTGGGTTGCCTGCGGGACGCGCGGCCGCTGGCGCACTGTGCATGA
- a CDS encoding rod shape-determining protein yields MFGFLRSYFSNDLAIDLGTANTLIYMRDKGIVLDEPSVVAIRQQGGPNPRKTIEAVGKEAKQMLGKVPGNIEAIRPMKDGVIADFRVTEQMLKQFIKMVHDTKLLRPSPRMIICVPCGSTQVERRAIRESALAAGASQVYLIEEPMAAALGAGLPVSEASGSMVVDVGGGTTEVGVISLGGMVYKGSIRVGGDRFDEAIVNYIRRNYGMLIGEQTAEAIKKTIGSAFPGSEVREMEVKGRNLSEGIPRAFTVSSNEILEALTEPLNQIVSAVKIALEQTPPELGADIAERGMMLTGGGALLSDLDRLLAEETGLPVLVADDPLTCVVRGAGMALDRMDKLGSFFSYE; encoded by the coding sequence ATGTTTGGATTTCTCCGTAGCTACTTCTCCAACGATCTCGCGATCGACCTAGGCACCGCCAACACCCTGATCTACATGCGCGACAAGGGCATCGTCCTCGATGAGCCCTCGGTGGTCGCGATTCGCCAGCAGGGCGGCCCCAATCCCAGGAAGACCATCGAGGCGGTGGGCAAGGAAGCCAAGCAGATGCTGGGCAAGGTACCTGGAAACATCGAGGCCATCCGCCCGATGAAAGATGGCGTGATCGCCGACTTCCGGGTCACCGAGCAGATGCTCAAGCAGTTCATCAAGATGGTGCACGACACCAAGCTGCTGCGGCCATCGCCCCGCATGATCATCTGCGTGCCGTGCGGCTCGACCCAGGTCGAGCGCCGCGCCATCCGCGAATCCGCGCTGGCCGCCGGCGCCAGCCAGGTCTACCTGATCGAGGAACCCATGGCGGCCGCGCTCGGCGCGGGGCTGCCGGTGTCGGAGGCGTCCGGCTCGATGGTGGTGGATGTCGGCGGCGGCACCACCGAGGTCGGCGTGATCTCGCTGGGCGGCATGGTCTACAAGGGGTCCATCCGCGTGGGCGGGGACCGGTTCGACGAGGCCATCGTCAACTACATCCGGCGCAACTACGGCATGTTGATTGGCGAGCAGACCGCCGAGGCCATCAAGAAGACCATCGGCTCGGCCTTCCCGGGTTCCGAAGTCCGCGAAATGGAAGTCAAGGGCCGCAACCTGTCCGAAGGCATCCCGCGCGCGTTCACGGTATCGTCCAACGAAATCCTGGAAGCGCTGACCGAGCCGCTCAATCAGATCGTGTCGGCGGTCAAGATCGCGCTGGAGCAGACCCCGCCGGAACTCGGCGCCGATATTGCCGAGCGCGGCATGATGCTCACCGGTGGCGGCGCGCTGCTGAGCGACCTGGATCGCCTGCTGGCAGAGGAAACCGGCCTGCCGGTCCTGGTGGCCGATGACCCGCTGACCTGCGTGGTGCGAGGCGCGGGCATGGCGCTCGACCGCATGGACAAGCTCGGCAGCTTCTTCTCCTACGAGTAA